One genomic region from Phocoena sinus isolate mPhoSin1 chromosome 3, mPhoSin1.pri, whole genome shotgun sequence encodes:
- the WIZ gene encoding protein Wiz isoform X2 yields the protein MDGPLAGGLAAPDRPRGPERLPGPAPREDIEGGAEVAEGEGCIFRSTHYLPVTKEGPRDILDGRGGISDGQPHPGLSEALPCATSATHRISSCCWDGGSLDFQPGSPPPHPLGHFPGPPDGRGPWEHPMVQEAGEGIPSEQRFEDSVIIRTVKPHAELEGSRRFLYHQGESKLLEKVPRGRPRFDWLQDPEEQAPLQDAALHLDLPPQLPPLTSFRTVLVPVEDTTKALDVPVVGTGEHLADLEGLAQPSEWSLPRSASEVATQTWTVNSEASVERLQPLLAPVRTRPYLCELLEEVAEGVASPDEDEDDEPAVFPCIECSIYFKQKEHLLEHMSQHRRAPGQEPPAELAPLACGECGWAFADPGALEQHRQLHQASREKIIEEIQKLKQVPGDEGREARLQCPECVFGTNSSKAFVQHAKLHMREPQGQAAKEPFGGGSRAGSPSPDATSLTYQPYGDSLGLSACVFCGFPAPSESLLREHMRLVHANWEEDGEALEEDPASRPGTSQDAYARFSDATDYFGKAEPLLAPMWQGNPAGYDPSLSFGPGCQQLGMRDCPLLKPLPHGSSQRPQGRPAFPSSLASAPYSLQASRSKSAVHPQGLSAQLGDQRHPWSEEDEEEDILLASEMDFSPENGVFAPSATPGLIPQSALELKRTFQEALQTAEASGAQQQQLCGMVPVVVVAKLGPQVMAAAARAPPRLQPEELGLGGGHPLDFLLLDTPLGGPLGLDTFLDGDPAEALKHEERKCPYCPDRFHNGIGLANHVRGHLNRVGVSYNVRHFISAEEVKAIERRFSFQKKKKKVANFDPSTFSLMRCDFCGAGFDTRAGLSSHARAHLRDFGITNWELTVSPINILQELLATSAAERPPSPLCREPGVPPSGFLTSRRPRLPLTVPFPPTWAEDPGPAYGDAQSLTTCEVCGACFETRKGLSSHARSHLRQLGVAESESSGAPIDLLYELVKQKGLPDTPLGLPPGLTKKSSSPKEMVAGAPRPGLLALAKPLDAPAVNKAIKSPPGFSAKGLAHPPSSPLLKKASLALAGSPTPKNPEDKSPQLSLSPRPASPKAQWPQSEDEGPLNLTSGPEPARDIRCEFCGEFFENRKGLSSHARSHLRQMGVTEWYVNGSPIDTLREILKRRTQSRPGGHPNPSGPSPKALAKVVGSGGPGSSLEARSPADLHLSPLAKKLPPPPGSPLGHSPTASSPPTARKMFPGLSSPSLPKKLKPEQMRVEIKREMLPGALHGEPHPSEGPWVAPREDMTPLNLSSRAEPVRDIRCEFCGEFFENRKGLSSHARSHLRQMGVTEWSVNGSPIDTLREILKKKSKPCLIKKEPPAGDLAPALAEDGSLTVAPGPMQAPLPLAPMAGRPGKPGAGPAQVPRELSLAPITGAKPSATSYLGSVAAKRPLQEDRLLPAEVKAKTYIQTELPFKAKTLHEKTSHSSTEACCELCGLYFENRKALASHARAHLRQFGVTEWCVNGSPIETLSEWIKHRPQKVGAYRSYIQGGRPFTKKFRSAGHGRDGDKRPPLGLAPGGLAVVGRSAGCEPGLEAGRAADSGERPLAASPPGTMKAEEHQRQNINKFERRQARPPDSSAARGGEEANDLHQKLEEVRQPPPRVRPVPSLVPRPPQTSLVKFVGNIYTLKCRFCEVEFQGPLSIQEEWVRHLQRHILEMNFSKADPPPEEPQAPQAQTAAAEAP from the exons ATGGATGGGCCCCTGGCAGGCGGCCTGGCCGCCCCGGATCGTCCTCGAGGCCCCGAGAGACTGCCTGGCCCAGCGCCGAGGGAGGACATCGAAGGTGGGGCTGAGGTTGCTGAGGGGGAAGGTTGCATCTTCCGGTCCACCCATTACTTGCCTGTCACCAAGGAAGGCCCTCGAGACATTCTGGATGGCAGAGGTGGCATTTCTG ACGGGCAGCCCCATCCTGGCCTCAGCGAAGCCCTCCCCTGTGCCACCTCCGCCACCCATCGGATCAGCAGCTG CTGCTGGGATGGAGGCAGCCTGGACTTCCAGCCGGGCTCCCCACCACCCCATCCCCTGGGCCACTTCCCTGGCCCCCCCGATGGCCGGGGGCCCTGGGAGCACCCCATGGTTCAGGAGGCCGGGGAGGGCATCCCATCTGAGCAGAGGTTCGAGGACTCGGTCATTATAAGAACCGTGAAGCCCCACGCTGAGCTCGAGGGCTCTAGAAGGTTCTTGTACCATCAGGGTGAATCGAAGCTCTTGGAGAAGGTTCCCCGGGGCCGCCCCAGGTTCGACTGGCTCCAAGACCCAGAAGAGCAGGCCCCACTCCAGGATGCAGCGCTGCACCTGGACCTGCCGCCCCAGCTGccacccctcacctccttccGGACAGTGCTCGTGCCGGTAGAAGATACCACTAAGGCGTTGGATGTGCCAGTGGTGGGCACCGGAGAACACCTGGCAGACCTGGAAGGCCTGGCCCAGCCGTCCGAGTGGAGCCTGCCCAGGTCGGCCTCAGAGGTGGCCACACAGACCTGGACGGTGAACTCAGAGGCATCTGTGGAGCGGCTGCAGCCACTGCTCGCCCCCGTCCGGACGAGGCCCTATCTGTGTGAACTGCTGGAGGAAGTGGCCGAGGGGGTGGCCAGCCCAGACGAGGATGAGGACGACGAGCCAGCTGTGTTCCCGTGCATCGAGTGCAGCATCTACTTCAAGCAGAAGGAGCACCTTCTGGAGCACATGAGCCAGCACCGCCGAGCCCCGGGCCAAGAGCCCCCGGCCGAGTTGGCCCCCCTGGCCTGTGGCGAGTGTGGCTGGGCCTTCGCTGACCCTGGCGCTCTTGAGCAGCACCGGCAGCTGCACCAGGCCTCCCGGGAGAAGATTATCGAGGAGATCCAGAAGCTGAAGCAGGTCCCAGGCGACGAGGGCCGGGAGGCACGGCTGCAGTGCCCCGAGTGCGTCTTTGGCACCAATTCCTCCAAGGCCTTTGTGCAGCATGCCAAGCTGCACATGCGTGAGCCACAAGGCCAGGCTGCAAAGGAGCCCTTCGGGGGCGGCAGCAGGGCTGGCAGCCCGAGCCCCGATGCCACCTCCCTCACCTATCAACCCTACGGAGATTCCTTGGGCCTCAGTGCCTGTGTGTTCTGTGGCTTCCCCGCGCCCAGCGAGAGCCTGCTCAGGGAGCACATGAGGCTTGTGCATGCCAACTGGGAGGAGGATGGTGAGGCTCTTGAGGAGGACCCTGCCAGCCGGCCCGGCACCAGCCAGGATGCTTATGCCCGATTCTCTGATGCCACTGACTACTTTGGCAAAGCTGAGCCGCTCTTGGCCCCCATGTGGCAGGGGAACCCTGCTGGATACGACCCCAGCCTGTCCTTCGGCCCTGGCTGCCAGCAGCTGGGCATGAGGGACTGCCCACTGTTGAAGCCACTCCCACATGGCTCGAGCCAGAGGCCTCAGGGAAGGCCAGCCTTTCCCTCGTCACTAGCATCTGCCCCCTACTCCTTACAGGCCAGTAGAAGCAAGAGTGCTGTCCACCCACAGGGGCTCTCAGCCCAACTGGGGGACCAGAGGCACCCTTGGAGCGaagaggacgaggaggaggacATACTGCTGGCCTCGGAAATGGACTTTTCCCCCGAAAATGGGGTCTTTGCACCGTCAGCCACCCCCGGCCTCATCCCGCAGTCAGCCCTAGAGCTCAAGCGGACATTCCAAGAAGCCCTGCAGACAGCTGAAGCCTCAGGGGCACAGCAGCAGCAACTCTGTGGGATGGTGCCGGTCGTTGTGGTGGCGAAGCTCGGGCCGCAAGTCATGGCTGCGGCAGCCAGGGCCCCCCCGAGGCTGCAGCctgaggagctggggctggggggtggccaCCCCCTGGACTTCCTGCTCCTGGACACACCGCTGGGTGGCCCTCTGGGGCTGGACACATTCCTGGATGGGGACCCAGCAGAGGCACTGAAGCATGAGGAGCGGAAATGCCCCTACTGCCCAGATCGCTTCCACAATGGCATCGGCTTGGCCAACCACGTTCGGGGCCACCTGAACCGCGTGGGCGTCAGCTACAACGTGCGGCATTTCATCTCCGCCGAGGAGGTGAAGGCTATCGAGCGCAGGTTctccttccagaagaagaagaaaaaag tggCTAACTTCGACCCAAGCACCTTCAGCCTGATGCGCTGTGACTTCTGCGGGGCCGGCTTTGACACTCGTGCCGGCCTCTCCAGCCACGCCCGGGCCCACCTGCGTGACTTTGGTATCACCAACTGGGAGCTCACTGTCTCACCCATCAACATCCTGCAAGAGCTGCTGGCCACCTCAGCTGCTGAGCGGCCCCCCAGCCCCCTGTGTCGTGAACCTGGGGTGCCGCCTAGTGGCTTCCTGACCTCCCGCCGGCCCCGCTTACCTCTTACAGTGCCCTTCCCACCCACCTGGGCTGAGGACCCTGGGCCAGCCTACGGAGATG CCCAGAGCCTGACCACCTGCGAGGTCTGTGGTGCCTGCTTTGAGACACGCAAGGGCCTGTCCAGCCACGCGCGCTCCCACCTGCGGCAGCTTGGGGTGGCTGAGTCGGAGAGCAGCGGTGCCCCCATCGACCTCCTCTACGAGCTCGTGAAGCAGAAGGGCCTGCCCGACACACCCCTTGGGCTGCCCCCGGGCCTGACTAAGAAGTCCAGCTCGCCGAAGGAAATGGTTGCTGGAGCCCCACGACCCGGCCTGCTCGCCCTGGCCAAGCCCCTCGATGCCCCTGCTGTCAACAAGGCCATCAAGTCACCTCCCGGCTTCTCGGCCAAGGGCCTGGCCCACCCACCCAGCTCCCCACTCCTCAAGAAGGCATCACTGGCCCTGGCGGGCTCCCCTACCCCCAAGAATCCTGAGGACAAGAGCCCCCAGCTGTCCCTGAGCCCCCGGCCGGCCTCCCCAAAGGCACAGTGGCCCCAGTCTGAGGACGAGGGGCCCCTGAACCTCA CTTCGGGCCCAGAGCCGGCACGTGACATCCGCTGCGAGTTCTGTGGCGAGTTCTTCGAGAACCGAAAGGGCCTGTCGAGCCATGCACGCTCGCACCTGCGGCAGATGGGCGTGACCGAGTGGTACGTCAACGGCTCACCCATTGACACGCTGCGGGAGATCCTCAAGAGACGGACCCAGTCCCGGCCTGGTGGACACCCCAACCCGTCAGGGCCTAGCCCAAAAGCCCTGGCCAAGGTGGTGGGCAGCGGAGGTCCTGGCAGCTCACTGGAAGCCCGCAGCCCCGCGGACCTTCATCTCTCACCCCTGGCCAAGAAGTTGCCACCGCCACCAGGCAGCCCCCTGGGCCACTCACCGACTGCCTCTTCTCCTCCCACGGCCCGGAAGATGTTCCCAGGCCTCTCTTCACCCTCCCTGCCCAAGAAGCTGAAGCCTGAACAAATGCGGGTGGAGATCAAGCGGGAGATGCTGCCGGGGGCCCTTCATGGGGAGCCGCACCCATCCGAGGGTCCCTGGGTGGCACCTCGGGAAGACATGACCCCCTTGAACCTGT CGTCCCGGGCAGAGCCAGTACGTGACATCCGCTGTGAGTTCTGTGGCGAGTTCTTCGAGAACCGAAAGGGCCTGTCGAGCCATGCACGCTCGCACCTGCGGCAGATGGGTGTGACCGAGTGGTCTGTCAACGGTTCACCCATCGACACGCTGCGGGAGATCCTCAAGAAGAAATCCAAACCATGCCTCATCAAGAAGGAGCCGCCAGCCGGAGACCTGGCCCCTGCCTTGGCTGAGGACGGGTCCCTCACGGTGGCCCCTGGGCCCATGCAGGCCCCTTTGCCGCTGGCGCCAATGGCTGGCCGGCCAGGCAAACCAGGAGCTGGGCCAGCCCAGGTTCCCCGCGAGCTCAGCCTGGCACCCATCACTGGTGCCAAGCCTTCAGCCACCAGCTACCTGGGCTCAGTGGCAGCCAAGCGGCCCCTGCAGGAGGACCGCCTCCTCCCAGCAGAGGTTAAGGCCAAGACGTACATCCAGACTGAACTGCCCTTCAAGGCAAAGACCCTCCATGAGAAGACCTCCCACTCCT CCACTGAGGCCTGCTGCGAGCTGTGTGGCCTTTACTTCGAAAACCGCAAGGCCCTGGCCAGTCATGCACGGGCGCACCTGCGGCAGTTCGGCGTGACCGAGTGGTGTGTGAACGGTTCACCCATCGAGACACTGAGTGAGTGGATCAAGCACCGGCCCCAGAAGGTGGGCGCCTACCGCAGCTACATCCAGGGCGGCCGTCCCTTCACCAAGAAGTTTCGCAGTGCCGGCCATGGCCGCGATGGCGACAAGCGGCCGCCCCTGGGGCTGGCACCCGGGGGCCTGGCCGTGGTGGGCCGCAGTGCCGGGTGTGAGCCAGGGCTCGAGGCTGGCCGGGCAGCTGACAGTGGTGAGCGGCCTCTGGCAGCCAGCCCACCAGGCACTATGAAGGCTGAGGAGCACCAACGGCAGAACATCAACA AATTTGAGCGCCGACAAGCCCGCCCTCCAGATTCCTCTGCAGCCCGGGGTGGTGAGGAGGCCAATGACCTgcaccagaagctggaggaggtgCGGCAGCCTCCGCCCCGGGTCCGGCCAGTCCCCTCCCTGGTGCCCCGGCCCCCCCAGACATCACTCGTCAAGTTCGTTGGCAACATCTACACCCTCAAGTGCAG GTTCTGTGAGGTGGAATTCCAGGGGCCCCTCTCCATCCAGGAGGAGTGGGTGCGGCACTTACAGCGGCACATCCTGGAGATGAATTTCTCCAAAGCGGACCCTCCGCCCGAGGAGCCCCAGGCCCCACAGGCACAGACAGCGGCAGCAGAGGCGCCCTAA
- the WIZ gene encoding protein Wiz isoform X1 → MDGPLAGGLAAPDRPRGPERLPGPAPREDIEGGAEVAEGEGCIFRSTHYLPVTKEGPRDILDGRGGISDGQPHPGLSEALPCATSATHRISSCCWDGGSLDFQPGSPPPHPLGHFPGPPDGRGPWEHPMVQEAGEGIPSEQRFEDSVIIRTVKPHAELEGSRRFLYHQGESKLLEKVPRGRPRFDWLQDPEEQAPLQDAALHLDLPPQLPPLTSFRTVLVPVEDTTKALDVPVVGTGEHLADLEGLAQPSEWSLPRSASEVATQTWTVNSEASVERLQPLLAPVRTRPYLCELLEEVAEGVASPDEDEDDEPAVFPCIECSIYFKQKEHLLEHMSQHRRAPGQEPPAELAPLACGECGWAFADPGALEQHRQLHQASREKIIEEIQKLKQVPGDEGREARLQCPECVFGTNSSKAFVQHAKLHMREPQGQAAKEPFGGGSRAGSPSPDATSLTYQPYGDSLGLSACVFCGFPAPSESLLREHMRLVHANWEEDGEALEEDPASRPGTSQDAYARFSDATDYFGKAEPLLAPMWQGNPAGYDPSLSFGPGCQQLGMRDCPLLKPLPHGSSQRPQGRPAFPSSLASAPYSLQASRSKSAVHPQGLSAQLGDQRHPWSEEDEEEDILLASEMDFSPENGVFAPSATPGLIPQSALELKRTFQEALQTAEASGAQQQQLCGMVPVVVVAKLGPQVMAAAARAPPRLQPEELGLGGGHPLDFLLLDTPLGGPLGLDTFLDGDPAEALKHEERKCPYCPDRFHNGIGLANHVRGHLNRVGVSYNVRHFISAEEVKAIERRFSFQKKKKKVANFDPSTFSLMRCDFCGAGFDTRAGLSSHARAHLRDFGITNWELTVSPINILQELLATSAAERPPSPLCREPGVPPSGFLTSRRPRLPLTVPFPPTWAEDPGPAYGDGLGSEENAMVAMDLGSPLLPKKSLPVPGPLEQVANRLSSKVAAEVPHGSKQELPDLKAQSLTTCEVCGACFETRKGLSSHARSHLRQLGVAESESSGAPIDLLYELVKQKGLPDTPLGLPPGLTKKSSSPKEMVAGAPRPGLLALAKPLDAPAVNKAIKSPPGFSAKGLAHPPSSPLLKKASLALAGSPTPKNPEDKSPQLSLSPRPASPKAQWPQSEDEGPLNLTLDSDGGRELDCQLCGAWFETRKGLSSHARAHLRHLGVSDPDAKGSPIDVLHGLIRRDGVQIRLPPGRGTLALLGRPPPASAALSLLPPPPPATKAKLKAEGMASPWGKQDLSAAAAAGIFWASDVEPSPLNLSSGPEPARDIRCEFCGEFFENRKGLSSHARSHLRQMGVTEWYVNGSPIDTLREILKRRTQSRPGGHPNPSGPSPKALAKVVGSGGPGSSLEARSPADLHLSPLAKKLPPPPGSPLGHSPTASSPPTARKMFPGLSSPSLPKKLKPEQMRVEIKREMLPGALHGEPHPSEGPWVAPREDMTPLNLSSRAEPVRDIRCEFCGEFFENRKGLSSHARSHLRQMGVTEWSVNGSPIDTLREILKKKSKPCLIKKEPPAGDLAPALAEDGSLTVAPGPMQAPLPLAPMAGRPGKPGAGPAQVPRELSLAPITGAKPSATSYLGSVAAKRPLQEDRLLPAEVKAKTYIQTELPFKAKTLHEKTSHSSTEACCELCGLYFENRKALASHARAHLRQFGVTEWCVNGSPIETLSEWIKHRPQKVGAYRSYIQGGRPFTKKFRSAGHGRDGDKRPPLGLAPGGLAVVGRSAGCEPGLEAGRAADSGERPLAASPPGTMKAEEHQRQNINKFERRQARPPDSSAARGGEEANDLHQKLEEVRQPPPRVRPVPSLVPRPPQTSLVKFVGNIYTLKCRFCEVEFQGPLSIQEEWVRHLQRHILEMNFSKADPPPEEPQAPQAQTAAAEAP, encoded by the exons ATGGATGGGCCCCTGGCAGGCGGCCTGGCCGCCCCGGATCGTCCTCGAGGCCCCGAGAGACTGCCTGGCCCAGCGCCGAGGGAGGACATCGAAGGTGGGGCTGAGGTTGCTGAGGGGGAAGGTTGCATCTTCCGGTCCACCCATTACTTGCCTGTCACCAAGGAAGGCCCTCGAGACATTCTGGATGGCAGAGGTGGCATTTCTG ACGGGCAGCCCCATCCTGGCCTCAGCGAAGCCCTCCCCTGTGCCACCTCCGCCACCCATCGGATCAGCAGCTG CTGCTGGGATGGAGGCAGCCTGGACTTCCAGCCGGGCTCCCCACCACCCCATCCCCTGGGCCACTTCCCTGGCCCCCCCGATGGCCGGGGGCCCTGGGAGCACCCCATGGTTCAGGAGGCCGGGGAGGGCATCCCATCTGAGCAGAGGTTCGAGGACTCGGTCATTATAAGAACCGTGAAGCCCCACGCTGAGCTCGAGGGCTCTAGAAGGTTCTTGTACCATCAGGGTGAATCGAAGCTCTTGGAGAAGGTTCCCCGGGGCCGCCCCAGGTTCGACTGGCTCCAAGACCCAGAAGAGCAGGCCCCACTCCAGGATGCAGCGCTGCACCTGGACCTGCCGCCCCAGCTGccacccctcacctccttccGGACAGTGCTCGTGCCGGTAGAAGATACCACTAAGGCGTTGGATGTGCCAGTGGTGGGCACCGGAGAACACCTGGCAGACCTGGAAGGCCTGGCCCAGCCGTCCGAGTGGAGCCTGCCCAGGTCGGCCTCAGAGGTGGCCACACAGACCTGGACGGTGAACTCAGAGGCATCTGTGGAGCGGCTGCAGCCACTGCTCGCCCCCGTCCGGACGAGGCCCTATCTGTGTGAACTGCTGGAGGAAGTGGCCGAGGGGGTGGCCAGCCCAGACGAGGATGAGGACGACGAGCCAGCTGTGTTCCCGTGCATCGAGTGCAGCATCTACTTCAAGCAGAAGGAGCACCTTCTGGAGCACATGAGCCAGCACCGCCGAGCCCCGGGCCAAGAGCCCCCGGCCGAGTTGGCCCCCCTGGCCTGTGGCGAGTGTGGCTGGGCCTTCGCTGACCCTGGCGCTCTTGAGCAGCACCGGCAGCTGCACCAGGCCTCCCGGGAGAAGATTATCGAGGAGATCCAGAAGCTGAAGCAGGTCCCAGGCGACGAGGGCCGGGAGGCACGGCTGCAGTGCCCCGAGTGCGTCTTTGGCACCAATTCCTCCAAGGCCTTTGTGCAGCATGCCAAGCTGCACATGCGTGAGCCACAAGGCCAGGCTGCAAAGGAGCCCTTCGGGGGCGGCAGCAGGGCTGGCAGCCCGAGCCCCGATGCCACCTCCCTCACCTATCAACCCTACGGAGATTCCTTGGGCCTCAGTGCCTGTGTGTTCTGTGGCTTCCCCGCGCCCAGCGAGAGCCTGCTCAGGGAGCACATGAGGCTTGTGCATGCCAACTGGGAGGAGGATGGTGAGGCTCTTGAGGAGGACCCTGCCAGCCGGCCCGGCACCAGCCAGGATGCTTATGCCCGATTCTCTGATGCCACTGACTACTTTGGCAAAGCTGAGCCGCTCTTGGCCCCCATGTGGCAGGGGAACCCTGCTGGATACGACCCCAGCCTGTCCTTCGGCCCTGGCTGCCAGCAGCTGGGCATGAGGGACTGCCCACTGTTGAAGCCACTCCCACATGGCTCGAGCCAGAGGCCTCAGGGAAGGCCAGCCTTTCCCTCGTCACTAGCATCTGCCCCCTACTCCTTACAGGCCAGTAGAAGCAAGAGTGCTGTCCACCCACAGGGGCTCTCAGCCCAACTGGGGGACCAGAGGCACCCTTGGAGCGaagaggacgaggaggaggacATACTGCTGGCCTCGGAAATGGACTTTTCCCCCGAAAATGGGGTCTTTGCACCGTCAGCCACCCCCGGCCTCATCCCGCAGTCAGCCCTAGAGCTCAAGCGGACATTCCAAGAAGCCCTGCAGACAGCTGAAGCCTCAGGGGCACAGCAGCAGCAACTCTGTGGGATGGTGCCGGTCGTTGTGGTGGCGAAGCTCGGGCCGCAAGTCATGGCTGCGGCAGCCAGGGCCCCCCCGAGGCTGCAGCctgaggagctggggctggggggtggccaCCCCCTGGACTTCCTGCTCCTGGACACACCGCTGGGTGGCCCTCTGGGGCTGGACACATTCCTGGATGGGGACCCAGCAGAGGCACTGAAGCATGAGGAGCGGAAATGCCCCTACTGCCCAGATCGCTTCCACAATGGCATCGGCTTGGCCAACCACGTTCGGGGCCACCTGAACCGCGTGGGCGTCAGCTACAACGTGCGGCATTTCATCTCCGCCGAGGAGGTGAAGGCTATCGAGCGCAGGTTctccttccagaagaagaagaaaaaag tggCTAACTTCGACCCAAGCACCTTCAGCCTGATGCGCTGTGACTTCTGCGGGGCCGGCTTTGACACTCGTGCCGGCCTCTCCAGCCACGCCCGGGCCCACCTGCGTGACTTTGGTATCACCAACTGGGAGCTCACTGTCTCACCCATCAACATCCTGCAAGAGCTGCTGGCCACCTCAGCTGCTGAGCGGCCCCCCAGCCCCCTGTGTCGTGAACCTGGGGTGCCGCCTAGTGGCTTCCTGACCTCCCGCCGGCCCCGCTTACCTCTTACAGTGCCCTTCCCACCCACCTGGGCTGAGGACCCTGGGCCAGCCTACGGAGATG GCTTGGGTTCTGAGGAAAACGCAATGGTGGCCATGGACTTGGGCTCCCCCCTGCTCCCCAAGAAGAGCCTGCCTGTCCCTGGGCCCCTGGAGCAGGTGGCCAATCGGCTGAGCAGCAAAGTGGCTGCAGAGGTTCCTCATGGCAGTAAGCAGGAGCTGCCAGACCTCAAGG CCCAGAGCCTGACCACCTGCGAGGTCTGTGGTGCCTGCTTTGAGACACGCAAGGGCCTGTCCAGCCACGCGCGCTCCCACCTGCGGCAGCTTGGGGTGGCTGAGTCGGAGAGCAGCGGTGCCCCCATCGACCTCCTCTACGAGCTCGTGAAGCAGAAGGGCCTGCCCGACACACCCCTTGGGCTGCCCCCGGGCCTGACTAAGAAGTCCAGCTCGCCGAAGGAAATGGTTGCTGGAGCCCCACGACCCGGCCTGCTCGCCCTGGCCAAGCCCCTCGATGCCCCTGCTGTCAACAAGGCCATCAAGTCACCTCCCGGCTTCTCGGCCAAGGGCCTGGCCCACCCACCCAGCTCCCCACTCCTCAAGAAGGCATCACTGGCCCTGGCGGGCTCCCCTACCCCCAAGAATCCTGAGGACAAGAGCCCCCAGCTGTCCCTGAGCCCCCGGCCGGCCTCCCCAAAGGCACAGTGGCCCCAGTCTGAGGACGAGGGGCCCCTGAACCTCA CTTTAGATAGTGACGGGGGCAGAGAGCTGGACTGCCAGCTGTGCGGTGCCTGGTTTGAGACCCGCAAGGGCCTGTCCAGCCACGCCCGCGCCCACCTGCGCCACCTGGGCGTCAGCGACCCGGACGCCAAGGGATCCCCCATAGACGTGCTCCACGGGCTCATCAGGAGGGACGGCGTCCAGATCCGCCTCCCACCCGGGCGTGGCACCCTGGCCCTGCTGGGGCGGCCTCCTCCCGCCTCTGCGGCCCTCTCCTTGCTCCCCCCCCCACCGCCGGCCACGAAGGCCAAGCTGAAGGCCGAGGGTATGGCCAGCCCCTGGGGGAAGCAGGACCTCTCAGCCGCCGCAGCCGCTGGCATTTTCTGGGCCTCTGATGTGGAGCCGTCTCCTCTCAACCTCT CTTCGGGCCCAGAGCCGGCACGTGACATCCGCTGCGAGTTCTGTGGCGAGTTCTTCGAGAACCGAAAGGGCCTGTCGAGCCATGCACGCTCGCACCTGCGGCAGATGGGCGTGACCGAGTGGTACGTCAACGGCTCACCCATTGACACGCTGCGGGAGATCCTCAAGAGACGGACCCAGTCCCGGCCTGGTGGACACCCCAACCCGTCAGGGCCTAGCCCAAAAGCCCTGGCCAAGGTGGTGGGCAGCGGAGGTCCTGGCAGCTCACTGGAAGCCCGCAGCCCCGCGGACCTTCATCTCTCACCCCTGGCCAAGAAGTTGCCACCGCCACCAGGCAGCCCCCTGGGCCACTCACCGACTGCCTCTTCTCCTCCCACGGCCCGGAAGATGTTCCCAGGCCTCTCTTCACCCTCCCTGCCCAAGAAGCTGAAGCCTGAACAAATGCGGGTGGAGATCAAGCGGGAGATGCTGCCGGGGGCCCTTCATGGGGAGCCGCACCCATCCGAGGGTCCCTGGGTGGCACCTCGGGAAGACATGACCCCCTTGAACCTGT CGTCCCGGGCAGAGCCAGTACGTGACATCCGCTGTGAGTTCTGTGGCGAGTTCTTCGAGAACCGAAAGGGCCTGTCGAGCCATGCACGCTCGCACCTGCGGCAGATGGGTGTGACCGAGTGGTCTGTCAACGGTTCACCCATCGACACGCTGCGGGAGATCCTCAAGAAGAAATCCAAACCATGCCTCATCAAGAAGGAGCCGCCAGCCGGAGACCTGGCCCCTGCCTTGGCTGAGGACGGGTCCCTCACGGTGGCCCCTGGGCCCATGCAGGCCCCTTTGCCGCTGGCGCCAATGGCTGGCCGGCCAGGCAAACCAGGAGCTGGGCCAGCCCAGGTTCCCCGCGAGCTCAGCCTGGCACCCATCACTGGTGCCAAGCCTTCAGCCACCAGCTACCTGGGCTCAGTGGCAGCCAAGCGGCCCCTGCAGGAGGACCGCCTCCTCCCAGCAGAGGTTAAGGCCAAGACGTACATCCAGACTGAACTGCCCTTCAAGGCAAAGACCCTCCATGAGAAGACCTCCCACTCCT CCACTGAGGCCTGCTGCGAGCTGTGTGGCCTTTACTTCGAAAACCGCAAGGCCCTGGCCAGTCATGCACGGGCGCACCTGCGGCAGTTCGGCGTGACCGAGTGGTGTGTGAACGGTTCACCCATCGAGACACTGAGTGAGTGGATCAAGCACCGGCCCCAGAAGGTGGGCGCCTACCGCAGCTACATCCAGGGCGGCCGTCCCTTCACCAAGAAGTTTCGCAGTGCCGGCCATGGCCGCGATGGCGACAAGCGGCCGCCCCTGGGGCTGGCACCCGGGGGCCTGGCCGTGGTGGGCCGCAGTGCCGGGTGTGAGCCAGGGCTCGAGGCTGGCCGGGCAGCTGACAGTGGTGAGCGGCCTCTGGCAGCCAGCCCACCAGGCACTATGAAGGCTGAGGAGCACCAACGGCAGAACATCAACA AATTTGAGCGCCGACAAGCCCGCCCTCCAGATTCCTCTGCAGCCCGGGGTGGTGAGGAGGCCAATGACCTgcaccagaagctggaggaggtgCGGCAGCCTCCGCCCCGGGTCCGGCCAGTCCCCTCCCTGGTGCCCCGGCCCCCCCAGACATCACTCGTCAAGTTCGTTGGCAACATCTACACCCTCAAGTGCAG GTTCTGTGAGGTGGAATTCCAGGGGCCCCTCTCCATCCAGGAGGAGTGGGTGCGGCACTTACAGCGGCACATCCTGGAGATGAATTTCTCCAAAGCGGACCCTCCGCCCGAGGAGCCCCAGGCCCCACAGGCACAGACAGCGGCAGCAGAGGCGCCCTAA